A single window of Salvia splendens isolate huo1 chromosome 6, SspV2, whole genome shotgun sequence DNA harbors:
- the LOC121809140 gene encoding uncharacterized protein LOC121809140: protein MGWLKEIQIVLYTGVARQVPQPNHLPMDFKSTDAALWRETLLSYDSVIKTLGKPDLISHDDFYRNDLPSLLHQRDPNPYITTAELSRLMQWKLARGKWRPRLLSFVSSLPDAVVTDASTMAFAALPDVSKAVSALTVLKGVGPATASAVLAAYAPDVAPFMSDEAMVAVLGNSKDYSLKTYVSFVEKVQAKTKELSCSDDVFTPSDVERALWSCSAGGKVRSSSKKADEAKLERKSKRKRKQ, encoded by the exons atggggtggttg AAGGAAATTCAAATAGTATTATATACGGGTGTTGCCCGCCAAGTTCCCCAACCCAACCATCTACCAATGGACTTCAAATCCACCGACGCCGCTCTCTGGAGAGAAACCCTCCTCTCCTACGATTCCGTAATCAAAACCCTCGGAAAACCCGACCTCATTTCCCACGACGATTTCTACCGCAATGACCTCCCATCTCTGCTCCACCAGCGCGACCCCAATCCCTACATCACCACCGCCGAACTCTCCAGACTCATGCAGTGGAAGCTGGCTCGCGGCAAGTGGCGCCCGCGCTTGCTCTCCTTCGTTTCCTCCCTCCCCGACGCCGTCGTCACCGATGCCTCCACTATGGCCTTTGCTGCCCTTCCTGACGTTTCCAAGGCCGTCTCGGCCTTGACGGTGCTCAAGGGCGTGGGGCCCGCCACCGCCTCCGCAGTTCTTGCCGCCTATGCGCCTGATGTCGCCCCCTTCATGTCCGATGAG GCGATGGTGGCTGTCCTTGGAAACTCAAAGGATTATTCGTTGAAGACGTATGTCTCATTTGTGGAAAAAGTGCAAGCTAAGACAAAG GAGCTGTCATGTTCGGATGATGTATTCACACCATCAGATGTTGAGAGGGCGTTGTGGAGCTGTAGTGCAGGCGGCAAAGTGAGAAGCTCATCGAAAAAGGCAGATGAAGCCAAGCTGGAGCGTAAGTCAAAAAGAAAGAGGAAACAGTAA